The Flavobacteriales bacterium genome contains the following window.
AGCAACCAGCGATGTGAACGCACGTGCCCAGCTCGACCACATCGACAAAAGCATAGGTGACCACCAGCATCAACTCCTAACGCAACATCCGGGCACCATGGCCGCTGCGATCGTAGCGATGGAGATGCCTCCTTCGGCTCCGCCCACCGGGCTGGACAGTGCAGGTGGAGCCCTGCATCAGCGCACGCATTTCTGGGACCGCATAGATCTTACGAACGATAACCTGGCACGCACACCCGGCTTCCAGAACAACCTTGATGAGTATTTCGGCCGTTACGTGGGCAGCGAACCAGGCGCCATCATTGCGGCGGCCGATGAACTACTGGGCAAATTGGACAAGTCACCCGACCTGTTCCGGCTCACCATCTCCCGGCTCCTCGATCGTGTGAACGACCCGGAGAAACCCGGCAACGACGCCGTGTTCGTCCATTTGGTGCACACGTACCACTGCCCGAAGAACGGAACACCCACACGGGCAAAGTGGATGGCACCGCAGGACTTGCGGAACATCTGCGGCCGAGCTGACAAAGCAGCGCCGTTGGTGATCGGCAACAAAGCGAACGAGCTGATCCTCCCCGACACGACCGGCAAGAACTGGGTGAAGCTCTCGGCGCTGAAGAGCGATTGGGTGATGCTCGTGTTCTGGAGCCCGCATTGCGGTCATTGCCGTTCGACCTTGCCGCAATTGCACGAGCGCTATGTGAACGAGCTGAAGGGGCTGGGCGTGGAAGTGTACGCCGTGGCCGAGGCGCATGACAGCACGCTCACTGCCGACTGGAAGAAGTTCGTGCGCGAGCACAAGCTCACCTGGGTGAACGTCGGCATCCACAATGAGGTGTACCAAGCCGTGCGCAAGGACCGGAGTGCCTTCGTGCCGCAGCTCACGAACAACGAGAGCCTCAACTACCAGGATGCTTGGGCGGCACGCAGCACCCCGATGTTCTATCTCATCGACAAGGAGCGCCGCATTGCAGCCAAGCGCATGACACCTGATCAGGTGGTGGAACTGGTCAGGAAGGCGAAGTAGGCGGCTACTATCGGGCAACTTCAC
Protein-coding sequences here:
- a CDS encoding redoxin domain-containing protein; this encodes MRPCIVLLLTLWIHAHALAQEQRRITFHVEGAPNQWLFLANYWGNKLFYTDSAFTDTEGTAVFSRKEGYKAGMYAVLHGSNYAPFILNETDIELSTATADMKNRLTVQRSEENRPYLEHIRFVNIQNNMRGSLEGKATSDVNARAQLDHIDKSIGDHQHQLLTQHPGTMAAAIVAMEMPPSAPPTGLDSAGGALHQRTHFWDRIDLTNDNLARTPGFQNNLDEYFGRYVGSEPGAIIAAADELLGKLDKSPDLFRLTISRLLDRVNDPEKPGNDAVFVHLVHTYHCPKNGTPTRAKWMAPQDLRNICGRADKAAPLVIGNKANELILPDTTGKNWVKLSALKSDWVMLVFWSPHCGHCRSTLPQLHERYVNELKGLGVEVYAVAEAHDSTLTADWKKFVREHKLTWVNVGIHNEVYQAVRKDRSAFVPQLTNNESLNYQDAWAARSTPMFYLIDKERRIAAKRMTPDQVVELVRKAK